A DNA window from Naumovozyma dairenensis CBS 421 chromosome 7, complete genome contains the following coding sequences:
- the SYF2 gene encoding Syf2p (similar to Saccharomyces cerevisiae SYF2 (YGR129W); ancestral locus Anc_3.490), with protein sequence MKQEELDVYEENLKALKRSVLDIITENRKRADQEVKEKSQSSKPKVYDIKAVEDDDNHHTDYDGLGDFSNEEEKRKFKLMNYTIREYEEWDKQQKDKQRKRVDGSDLTELATFTYEKELSKLNSKLENISHEQKHQIGVNTRNGKLNVKDEERLLNNLVNNLNETAKKRYMVRKKKLQSKASSDIAGNYFKDKNKQFNEKLERELKERDNGGD encoded by the coding sequence AtgaaacaagaagaattggATGTTTATGAGGAGAATTTGAAGGCGTTGAAGAGATCAGTTCTGGATATCATTACGGAAAACAGAAAAAGGGCAGATCAAGAGgtgaaagaaaaatctCAAAGTAGTAAACCAAAAGTATATGATATAAAAGCagtagaagatgatgataatcATCACACTGACTACGATGGTTTAGGTGACTTTTCTAATGAGGAAGAGAAACGGAAGTTTAAACTTATGAATTATACCATTAGGGAATATGAAGAATGGGATAAGCAACAGAAGGATAAACAAAGGAAACGTGTTGATGGTTCAGATCTAACAGAACTGGCGACATTTACATATGAGAAAGAACTATCTAAGCTCAACAGCAAGTTAGAGAACATTTCTCATGAACAAAAACATCAAATTGGTGTCAATACTAGAAATGGGAAATTGAATGTCAAAGATGAGGAACGTTTGCTAAATAATCTAGTAaacaatttgaatgaaaCTGCAAAGAAACGATACATGGTAAGGAAAAAGAAGCTGCAATCTAAAGCCTCCTCTGATATTGCAGGCAATTATTTCAAGGATAAAAATAAGcaattcaatgaaaagTTGGAACGTGAATTAAAAGAACGTGATAATGGAGGAGACTAG
- the UTP8 gene encoding Utp8p (similar to Saccharomyces cerevisiae UTP8 (YGR128C); ancestral locus Anc_3.489) — protein sequence MPSLSQPFRLTVLPKIASLSNYSLQGDYIQVTKSTFNPTTNKVVIGVSGSAISQYIINPTPKLIFNYPIPSTNIVTACDVLENDNDNTNNEVWCFGLVANKTYTLTLITKDKQKSSATMEDDEDVVDVIDTTIKDEFNVKLDSKIVDIKIIKKKADDISIMIVLENGLIQFFNSSLKLLNTVKINYKNVKFVEHFKEDNKDFMFTICDLGDNNKVCIKLFQINNDSAIELNSIIMENFNGQNAKFCYQFGKFYKLTNNNLMVYSLPQFQLEHTTTIPMIKTDDQIVSMKPISTNRILLTINNKIYLLDLIHNSILSERELTHLKSLQLLRSAVIGKGENNNKTITIGVSTKFGVNPTSSLEIINVDVGSNTLKDSLGKCFQNLNLQNQIQISTQALKPLFDPNTDGDKDDDLFKKLVTKEQFNYDEILTKLSENTNDIGKFDEIFFQSFNIKKEHYTENDRFIYNHEFFLKLIDLIFEKFGSTATTAQTNEYPKTLTFLLTHPLFPMERTQSLLSRFANHPRLFKQAIVTCPNLPLPELLNELLTIKNNELSLDISLRILQDYSKDSIKQELRNLPRLEIENFIDFILNDEIKDDQNSPQLFQLLALVLDSIGLFALSDNILENLSAYIDRQVSIVEKNTELWYLIDSNNNIFSHNKKDNSFSSASASTNSKSNNISSNNKKSFTQKEALPMYSVDYLEL from the coding sequence ATGCCATCTTTATCCCAACCGTTCAGGTTAACGGTTCTACCAAAGATTGCATCACTAAGCAACTATTCATTACAAGGAGATTACATTCAAGTAACCAAATCTACTTTCAATCCAACCACGAACAAAGTTGTCATCGGTGTGTCTGGTTCTGCCATCTCTcaatatatcattaatcCTACACCAAAACTAATATTCAATTACCCGATTCCATCCACTAATATCGTTACTGCATGTGACGTCCTAgagaatgataatgataatacaaataatgaagttTGGTGTTTCGGTTTAGTGGCTAATAAAACATATACTTTGACTTTAATCACTAAggataaacaaaaaagcTCTGCCACGATGGAAGACGACGAGGATGTTGTAGATGTCATTGATACAACTATCAAGGATGAATTTAACGTCAAACTTGATAGTAAGATCGTTGATATCAAGAtcataaaaaaaaaggcaGATGATATTTCCATCATGATCGTTTTAGAAAATGGgttgattcaattttttaattcatcCCTGAAACTTTTAAATACCGTTAAGATCAATTataaaaatgttaaatTTGTGGAAcatttcaaagaagataaCAAGGACTTTATGTTTACCATTTGTGATTTAGGTGATAATAACAAAGTTTGTATCaaattattccaaattaataatgatagtGCTATTGAATTAAACTCAATAATTATGGAAAACTTTAATGGACAAAATGCTAAATTTTGTTATCaatttggtaaattttataaattgACCAATAACAATTTAATGGTTTATTCTTTACCacaatttcaattggaaCATACTACTACCATCCCAATGATAAAAACTGATGATCAAATTGTTTCAATGAAACCAATCTCCACTAATAGAATCTTATTAactataaataataaaatttatttgttaGATCTAATTCATAATTCTATCCTATCAGAAAGAGAATTGACtcatttgaaaagtttaCAATTACTAAGATCTGCAGTCATTGGTAAAggtgaaaataataataaaacaattacCATTGGTGTCTCTACTAAATTTGGTGTTAATCCAACATCGTctttggaaattattaatgttgACGTAGGTTCTAACACTTTAAAAGATTCCCTTGGGAAATGTTTCCAAAACTTAAACttacaaaatcaaatcCAAATAAGTACTCAAGCCCTAAAGCCATTATTTGACCCAAACACTGATGGAGATAAAGATGACGATTTATTTAAGAAACTTGTTACAAAGGAACAATTCAACtatgatgaaattttgaCAAAATTATCAGAGAATACAAACGATATTGGAAAATTCGACGAGATATTCTTCCAAagttttaatattaaaaaggAACATTATACAGAAAATGATAGATTCATATATAATCATGAATTCTTCCttaaattgattgatttgatttttgaaaaatttggatcTACTGCTACCACAGCCCAGACAAATGAATATCCAAAGACTTTAACATTCTTATTAACACACCCATTATTCCCAATGGAACGTACTCAATCTCTATTATCTAGGTTTGCAAATCATCCAAGATTATTCAAACAAGCTATTGTTACCTGTCCGAACTTACCATTAcctgaattattaaatgaattattaacaataaaaaataatgagCTATCATTAGACATATCGTTAAGAATCTTACAAGATTATTCCAAAGATAGTATAAAGCAAGAGCTAAGAAATTTACCAAGAttagaaattgaaaattttataGATTTTATACTTAATGATGAGATTAAAGATGATCAAAATAGTCCTCAATTATTCCAATTGTTAGCATTGGTTTTAGATTCCATTGGGTTATTTGCATTAAGTGATAATATACTAGAGAATTTATCAGCATATATTGACAGACAAGTTTCCATTGTGGAGAAGAATACAGAACTATGGTATTTGATAGActctaataataacattttcaGTCATAATAAGAAGgataattctttttcctcAGCATCAGCGTCCACTAACAGTAAGAGTAATAATATCAGTAGTAAcaataagaaatcattTACACAAAAGGAAGCATTACCAATGTATTCTGTCGATTATTTGGAACTGTGA
- the NDAI0G00970 gene encoding uncharacterized protein (similar to Saccharomyces cerevisiae YGR127W; ancestral locus Anc_3.487): protein MCILLATTAHPDYELILISNRDEFLQRKTHTSCWHNDDFILSPYDMAKECKYNDKKVFGTWLGINKDGKIATVLNLKLNKSLSLKQLVAPKSRGMLPFVYLSDMTEDSFAEWDGYDNFTKKYPGLQSTGDFNLFYGDVKRKQYRIMDSIGNTVSTLNSNCQYLVVSNDVFTCNGQLGELQSNIKREGKQPCLQSKIETWGKVKLGTALLQSLVNKSIVEKQDEDTIISECFKLSSTCSVTVEDHCKFHQNSTLPNETILVPPLRCKITDDVGTSLPIGEYYGTRSQIVILIKRGTYEVKFAEHVIYTSDSDIKTFSPANPKETVRFDFTLNR from the coding sequence ATGTGTATATTATTAGCAACGACAGCTCATCCAGACTATGAATTAATCTTAATATCAAACAGAGACGAGTTCCTGCAGAGGAAAACTCACACATCATGTTGgcataatgatgattttatcTTATCCCCGTACGATATGGCTAAAGaatgtaaatataatgataagaAAGTCTTTGGAACGTGGTTAGgaattaataaagatgGTAAGATTGCCACTGTCTTGAATTTAAAGTTAAACAAATCTTTGAGTTTGAAACAATTAGTAGCACCTAAATCAAGAGGAATGTTAccatttgtttatttatcaGATATGACAGAGGATAGTTTTGCTGAATGGGATGGTTATGACAATTTTACTAAAAAATATCCAGGGTTACAATCTACTGgtgatttcaatttattctATGGTGATGTGAAACGGAAACAATATAGAATTATGGATTCAATAGGAAATACCGTTTCAACTTTGAATTCTAATTGTCAATATCTTGTGGTATCTAATGATGTGTTTACATGCAATGGTCAACTAGGAGAATTACAGAGTAATATCAAACGTGAAGGGAAACAACCGTGCTTGCAATCTAAAATAGAAACATGGGGCAAAGTTAAACTTGGTACAGCTTTATTACAAAGTTTGGTCAATAAATCCATTGTTGAGAaacaagatgaagataCGATAATATCAGAGTGTTTTAAACTTTCATCAACGTGTTCTGTGACAGTGGAGGACCATTGTAAATTTCATCAGAATTCTACTTTACCAAATGAAACAATCCTTGTACCTCCATTACGATGTAAAATAACAGATGATGTTGGAACTTCTTTGCCCATTGGAGAATATTATGGTACAAGATCTCAAATTGTCATACTAATAAAAAGGGGTACTTATGAAGTAAAATTTGCAGAACATGTCATTTACACTTCAGATTCTGATATCAAAACATTCTCACCAGCTAATCCAAAAGAAACTGTACGCTTCGATTTCACCTTGAATCGATGA
- the NDAI0G00980 gene encoding uncharacterized protein (similar to Saccharomyces cerevisiae YGR126W; ancestral locus Anc_3.486) encodes MTHSGNIISADNTDNEFDDISSFSSIDSYQPEPFTGLKGNELPNAQPSTTATTTEQDHDDTVISSHSHDTKHGEEPSRTSTATLKKLDSNVNDIEKTMTTNIMNDKTETLDSLVKQGLNTRKKSVADINTPLNAGTAEFPEEYRIETETGLVKAKTIESLRRQESIASANSRRSQDQGSFKSARTNNTRKSRASSSLDPNKLNMAVEKNKKELEKYSKHKQQKGIKGFFNRLFD; translated from the coding sequence ATGACACATTCAGGTAACATAATATCAGCAGATAACactgataatgaatttgatgatatttcGTCGTTTTCCTCAATCGATTCCTATCAACCAGAACCATTCACAGGATTGAAAGGTAACGAACTCCCAAATGCACAACCCTCCACcacagcaacaacaacagaaCAAGATCACGACGATACCGTCATTTCGTCACATTCTCACGATACCAAACATGGCGAAGAACCATCAAGGACAAGCACAGCgactttgaaaaaattagacTCAAACGtgaatgatattgaaaaaaccATGACTACAAACATCATGAATGATAAGACTGAAACATTGGATTCTTTAGTGAAACAAGGGCTTAATACTCGTAAGAAATCAGTGGCTGATATAAACACTCCTTTGAATGCTGGAACCGCTGAATTCCCTGAGGAATATAGAATTGAGACGGAAACAGGATTAGTGAAAGCTAAGACCATTGAATCATTGAGAAGGCAAGAATCTATTGCTTCAGCGAATTCTAGAAGGAGTCAAGATCAAGGTTCTTTCAAATCGGCAAGGACTAATAATACGAGGAAAAGTCGggcttcttcttctttggatccaaataaattaaatatggCTGTGGAGAAGaataaaaaggaattagaaaaatattcaaaacataaacaacaaaaagGTATTAAAGGGTTCTTCAATAGGTTATTTGATTAA